The Crocosphaera subtropica ATCC 51142 genome includes a window with the following:
- a CDS encoding Mo-dependent nitrogenase C-terminal domain-containing protein, translating to MTSPTPYSTGKKFQLDPLFPLKRWLNNIEVTSASFAHLICRVIPCSCPFERKITVLGHTMLRIPPLCKLNPFYHEFVALRLKALSYLADVCGENVDHYIC from the coding sequence ATGACGAGTCCTACTCCTTATTCTACGGGCAAAAAATTTCAACTCGATCCCCTTTTTCCCCTCAAACGCTGGCTTAATAATATAGAGGTCACAAGTGCCTCTTTTGCTCATTTAATCTGTCGGGTCATTCCTTGTTCTTGTCCTTTTGAAAGAAAGATAACGGTATTAGGACACACCATGCTCCGTATTCCTCCTCTATGTAAATTAAATCCTTTTTATCACGAATTTGTAGCTTTACGACTGAAAGCATTAAGTTATCTGGCTGATGTTTGTGGTGAAAATGTCGATCATTATATTTGTTAA
- the nifK gene encoding nitrogenase molybdenum-iron protein subunit beta, with protein MAQNVNNIKDHVDLFHQPEYQELFENKKQFEGMPTAEKVQEVAEWTKSWEYREKNFAREALTVNPAKACQPLGALLAAIGFEGTLPFVHGSQGCVAYFRTHLTRHFKEPVSAVSSSMTENAAVFGGLKNMVDGLQNSYALYKPKMIAVCTTCMAEVIGDDLGAFLGNARQDGVIPDDLPVPFAHTPSFVGSHITGYDSMMKSILSTLTEGKKKETTNGKINFIAGFETYIGNVRAIKNIISAFDLEGTLLSDTEMYLDSPNLGEFKMYHEGTSLEDAADSINAEATVTLQTYTTPKTREYIEKKWGQKTYTYRPWGVKGTDEFLMGLSELTGKPIPKEFEIARGRAVDAMTDTQAWVHGKRAAVYGDPDLVMGLLQFMLEMGIEPVHVLVNNSTKEFEEEAKALLAASPYGQQATVWGGKDLWHMRSLLFTEPVDFLVGNSYAKYLQRDTKTPLIRIGYPIFDRHHLHRYSTIGYEGAINLLNWIANGLMDELDRKTDTPSVTDISFDLVR; from the coding sequence ATGGCTCAAAACGTAAACAATATTAAGGATCACGTTGATCTATTCCATCAGCCTGAATACCAAGAACTGTTTGAGAACAAGAAACAGTTTGAAGGTATGCCCACTGCTGAGAAAGTTCAAGAAGTAGCTGAATGGACCAAAAGCTGGGAATATCGGGAAAAGAACTTTGCTCGTGAAGCGTTAACCGTTAACCCTGCTAAAGCTTGTCAACCTTTAGGTGCATTATTAGCTGCTATTGGCTTTGAAGGAACCTTACCCTTCGTTCACGGTTCTCAAGGTTGTGTGGCTTACTTCCGTACCCACTTAACCCGTCACTTCAAAGAGCCTGTAAGTGCTGTTTCTTCTTCCATGACTGAAAACGCTGCGGTTTTCGGTGGATTAAAGAACATGGTTGATGGTCTACAAAACTCCTATGCTCTTTACAAGCCCAAAATGATCGCTGTCTGTACAACTTGTATGGCTGAGGTTATTGGGGATGACTTAGGTGCTTTCTTAGGAAATGCTCGTCAAGACGGCGTTATTCCTGACGATTTACCTGTTCCTTTCGCTCATACACCTAGTTTTGTGGGTTCTCACATCACTGGTTATGACAGCATGATGAAATCGATTCTTTCTACCTTAACTGAAGGTAAGAAGAAAGAAACCACCAACGGTAAAATCAACTTCATCGCTGGATTTGAAACCTACATCGGTAACGTCCGTGCGATAAAAAATATCATCTCTGCGTTTGATTTAGAAGGTACTCTTTTAAGCGACACCGAAATGTACTTAGATTCTCCCAACTTAGGGGAATTCAAAATGTACCATGAAGGAACTTCCTTAGAAGATGCAGCTGATTCTATCAACGCTGAAGCGACCGTTACCCTTCAAACCTACACCACTCCTAAAACTCGTGAATACATCGAGAAGAAGTGGGGACAAAAAACCTACACCTATCGTCCTTGGGGTGTTAAAGGTACTGATGAGTTCTTAATGGGCTTATCTGAGTTAACTGGCAAACCGATTCCTAAAGAGTTTGAAATTGCTCGTGGACGTGCTGTTGACGCAATGACCGATACTCAAGCTTGGGTACATGGTAAGCGTGCTGCAGTTTACGGTGATCCTGATCTCGTAATGGGCTTATTACAGTTCATGTTAGAAATGGGTATCGAGCCTGTTCACGTCTTGGTTAACAACAGCACCAAGGAATTTGAAGAAGAAGCTAAAGCTCTCTTAGCTGCTAGTCCCTACGGACAACAAGCTACCGTTTGGGGTGGTAAAGACTTATGGCATATGCGCTCTTTACTCTTCACTGAGCCTGTTGACTTCTTAGTTGGTAATTCCTACGCTAAGTATTTACAGCGTGATACCAAGACTCCTTTAATCCGTATTGGATATCCTATCTTTGATCGTCACCACTTACACCGTTACTCTACCATCGGTTATGAAGGGGCTATCAACCTACTCAACTGGATCGCCAATGGACTAATGGATGAATTAGATCGCAAGACAGATACTCCTTCTGTAACGGATATTTCTTTTGACTTAGTTCGTTAA
- the nifU gene encoding Fe-S cluster assembly protein NifU, whose translation MWEYTDKVMDLFYNPRNQGTITEKGEGQAITTGEVGSIACGDALRLHLKVDEKTEIILDARFQTFGCASAIASSSALTELLVGKTLDEALSLTNKEIADFLGGLPEEKMHCSVMGQEALEAAIFNYRGIPLDNHEDDEGALICRCFGVTDSRIRRIVLENNLTTAEQVTNYVKAGGGCGSCLADIDDMIADILQEKATAVAVATEVVKAKSETKPLTNLQKITLIQQVLEEEIRPFLAKDGGDLELIDIEGDLVKVTLQGACGSCASSTATLKGGIEARLKERVSPELTVIAV comes from the coding sequence ATGTGGGAATATACAGACAAAGTAATGGATCTCTTCTATAATCCTCGTAATCAAGGAACGATTACGGAGAAAGGAGAAGGACAAGCAATCACAACCGGAGAAGTGGGTAGTATTGCTTGTGGTGATGCCCTAAGATTACATTTAAAAGTGGATGAAAAAACAGAGATTATCTTAGATGCACGGTTTCAAACCTTTGGGTGTGCTTCTGCGATCGCTTCTTCTTCTGCTTTAACCGAGTTACTGGTTGGCAAAACCTTAGATGAAGCCTTAAGTCTTACCAATAAAGAGATCGCTGACTTCTTAGGGGGTTTACCGGAAGAGAAAATGCACTGTTCGGTTATGGGACAAGAAGCCTTAGAAGCTGCTATCTTTAACTACAGAGGCATTCCCCTCGATAACCACGAAGATGATGAAGGGGCATTAATCTGTCGTTGCTTCGGAGTTACCGATAGTCGTATTCGTCGCATTGTCTTAGAAAATAATTTAACCACTGCTGAGCAAGTCACCAACTATGTCAAAGCAGGGGGTGGATGTGGCTCTTGTTTAGCGGATATCGATGATATGATTGCAGATATTCTGCAAGAGAAAGCCACCGCCGTTGCCGTTGCCACCGAAGTGGTTAAGGCAAAATCAGAAACCAAACCCTTAACCAACCTACAAAAAATTACCCTTATTCAACAAGTCTTAGAAGAAGAAATCAGACCCTTCTTAGCCAAAGATGGGGGAGACTTAGAATTAATCGATATCGAAGGAGACTTAGTGAAAGTCACCCTACAAGGAGCCTGTGGTTCCTGTGCCAGTAGTACCGCCACCCTCAAAGGAGGCATTGAAGCCAGACTCAAAGAGCGGGTTTCCCCAGAATTAACTGTCATTGCAGTGTAA
- the nifD gene encoding nitrogenase molybdenum-iron protein alpha chain produces the protein MATVEDNKKLIADVLSTYPEKAAKKRAKHLGVYEEGEADCGVKSNKQSLPGVMTARGCAYAGSKGVVWGPIKDMVHISHGPVGCGYYSWSGRRNYYIGTTGVDSFGTMQFTSDFQERDIVFGGDKKLAKIIDEIEELFPLNGGVSVQSECPVGLIGDDIESVARTKSKETGKSVVPVRCEGFRGVSQSLGHHIANDMIRDWVFPTADKENAEKGFEGTPYDVAIIGDYNIGGDAWSSRILLEEIGLRVVAQWSGDGTLTEMKATPNVKLNLIHCYRSMNYISRHMEEKYGIPWLEYNFFGPSKIAASLREIASRFDEKIQAKAEEVIEKYRKQSEEIIAKYRPRLEGKTVMMMVGGLRPRHVVPAFKDLGMEIIGTGYEFAHGDDYKRTTGYVEDATLIYDDVTGYEFEEFVKELKPDLVAAGIKEKYVFQKMALPFRQMHSWDYSGPYHGYDGFAIFARDMDLALNSPTWGLIGTPWNK, from the coding sequence ATGGCAACAGTTGAAGACAATAAGAAGCTCATTGCCGACGTTCTGTCGACTTATCCCGAAAAAGCTGCTAAAAAACGCGCAAAACACTTAGGTGTTTACGAAGAAGGCGAAGCTGATTGTGGCGTAAAATCCAATAAACAATCCTTACCTGGGGTTATGACCGCTCGTGGTTGTGCCTATGCAGGATCAAAAGGGGTTGTTTGGGGTCCGATTAAGGATATGGTTCACATCTCCCACGGTCCTGTGGGTTGTGGTTACTACTCCTGGTCTGGTCGTCGTAACTACTACATCGGAACCACAGGGGTTGACTCCTTCGGTACCATGCAGTTTACCTCCGATTTCCAAGAACGGGACATCGTTTTTGGTGGAGACAAAAAACTCGCTAAAATCATTGATGAAATCGAAGAATTATTCCCCTTAAACGGTGGTGTTTCTGTTCAGTCAGAATGTCCCGTTGGTTTAATTGGAGATGACATCGAATCCGTTGCTCGTACCAAGAGCAAAGAAACCGGCAAATCCGTTGTTCCTGTTCGTTGTGAAGGGTTCCGTGGGGTTTCTCAGTCCTTAGGACACCACATCGCTAACGACATGATTCGTGACTGGGTTTTCCCCACTGCGGATAAAGAAAACGCAGAAAAAGGATTTGAAGGCACTCCTTATGACGTAGCCATCATTGGTGACTACAACATCGGTGGAGATGCTTGGTCTAGCCGTATCTTACTCGAAGAAATCGGTCTTCGTGTGGTAGCACAATGGTCTGGTGATGGTACCTTAACCGAGATGAAGGCAACCCCCAACGTTAAGTTGAACCTCATCCACTGTTATCGTTCCATGAACTACATCAGTCGTCACATGGAAGAAAAATATGGTATTCCCTGGTTAGAATACAACTTCTTCGGTCCTAGCAAGATTGCTGCTTCTTTAAGAGAAATCGCTTCACGCTTCGATGAAAAAATCCAAGCCAAAGCTGAAGAAGTCATCGAGAAGTACAGAAAGCAATCTGAAGAGATCATTGCTAAGTACCGTCCTCGTTTAGAAGGCAAAACTGTAATGATGATGGTGGGTGGTTTACGTCCCCGTCACGTTGTTCCTGCTTTCAAAGACTTAGGCATGGAAATCATCGGTACCGGATACGAATTCGCTCACGGTGACGACTACAAACGGACCACTGGCTACGTTGAAGATGCTACCCTCATCTATGATGACGTAACTGGTTATGAGTTTGAAGAGTTCGTTAAAGAACTTAAGCCTGACTTAGTAGCTGCCGGTATTAAAGAGAAGTATGTCTTCCAAAAGATGGCTCTTCCCTTCCGTCAAATGCACTCTTGGGATTACTCCGGACCTTACCACGGTTATGATGGCTTCGCTATCTTCGCCCGTGACATGGACTTAGCCCTCAATAGTCCCACCTGGGGATTAATTGGCACCCCTTGGAATAAATAA
- the nifH gene encoding nitrogenase iron protein, whose product MGRNSQGFLTTIRIIVTSATDQPSNFIHSLSNKRESTMRQIAFYGKGGIGKSTTSQNTIAALAETNRIMIVGCDPKADSTRLMLHTKAQTTILHLAAERGTVEDIELEEVLLEGYQGVKCVESGGPEPGVGCAGRGIITAINFLEEEGAYEDLDFVSYDVLGDVVCGGFAMPIREGKAQEIYIVTSGEMMAMYAANNIARGILKYAHTGGVRLGGLICNSRNVNCEAELIEELARRLGTQMIHFVPRSKQVQEAELRRMTVIEYSPDHPQAQEYRELSRKIENNTNLVIPTPITMEELEELLVDFGILGGEDEYEKALQADKAATKA is encoded by the coding sequence ATGGGACGCAACTCCCAAGGTTTCCTAACCACAATACGAATCATCGTTACGTCAGCAACGGATCAACCTTCCAACTTTATACACTCACTGTCTAACAAGCGAGAATCAACTATGCGTCAGATTGCATTTTACGGAAAAGGCGGTATCGGTAAGTCTACCACTTCTCAGAATACCATTGCTGCGTTAGCTGAAACCAACCGCATCATGATTGTTGGTTGTGACCCTAAAGCTGATTCTACCCGCTTAATGCTTCACACCAAAGCACAAACCACCATTCTGCACTTAGCAGCAGAACGGGGAACCGTTGAAGACATCGAACTCGAAGAAGTATTACTCGAAGGATACCAAGGAGTCAAGTGTGTTGAGTCCGGTGGTCCTGAGCCTGGAGTTGGATGTGCGGGTCGTGGTATTATCACCGCCATTAACTTCTTAGAAGAAGAAGGTGCTTACGAAGACCTAGACTTCGTATCCTACGACGTATTAGGAGACGTTGTATGTGGTGGTTTCGCTATGCCTATCCGTGAAGGAAAAGCACAAGAAATCTACATCGTAACCTCCGGGGAAATGATGGCGATGTACGCTGCAAACAACATTGCTCGTGGTATTTTAAAATACGCTCACACTGGTGGTGTTCGTTTAGGTGGTTTAATTTGTAACAGCCGTAACGTTAACTGTGAAGCTGAGTTAATCGAAGAATTAGCTCGTCGTCTCGGAACCCAAATGATTCACTTCGTACCCCGTTCTAAGCAGGTACAAGAAGCTGAATTACGTCGTATGACTGTTATCGAATATTCTCCTGATCACCCTCAGGCTCAGGAATACCGTGAGTTATCTCGCAAAATCGAGAATAACACCAACCTCGTTATTCCTACTCCTATCACCATGGAAGAACTCGAAGAACTCTTAGTTGACTTCGGTATTCTCGGTGGTGAAGACGAGTATGAGAAAGCTCTTCAAGCTGATAAAGCTGCTACCAAAGCTTAG